A part of Anolis sagrei isolate rAnoSag1 chromosome 3, rAnoSag1.mat, whole genome shotgun sequence genomic DNA contains:
- the WDR4 gene encoding tRNA (guanine-N(7)-)-methyltransferase non-catalytic subunit WDR4 isoform X1 — MTSLGRRRRALLSFHVGAMEKAAEATRGANPPPGLALRGGLLALTGGTRLLAARLKEPSHDDIFVYDCATANKNPQEKQGKDGKSSGKASHDILACAFSASGTYFSLTDDNKQLILFRTKPAWECLSIRSVIRRCTSLVITATEDKILVADKSGDVYSYSITEPENPGTIELGHLSLLLDVVLSPNDQYIITADRDEKIRVSLTRAPHNIVSFCLGHTEFVSRIFVIPNYPDLLLSASGDCTLRLWEYKHGKEVYCCHLKSLNMGEATKNEKKYTVLRIAYCCEESCIAILYDCAPTISIFQLDAGAQKLIDKQHIPLNCKGWDIAFEDTGGLWVLQEDMETPLLFYQLVDGQWQPDIEDKGLKKMTKYIHDNWTAFEGCVGRESCYQNLYKASFDNMAVYLQKKEERLQQQKKSKRKDSQPESNGQTKKIRTEVLPL, encoded by the exons ATGACGTCACTCGGCCGGCGACGCCGGGCTCTGTTGTCCTTCCACGTGGGCGCGATGGAGAAGGCGGCAGAGGCGACCCGTGGTGCGAATCCCCCTCCGGGGCTGGCCCTCCGCGGAGGCCTGCTGGCGCTCACCGGCGGGACGAGGCTCCTGGCTGCCCGCTTGAAGGAGCCCAG CCATGATGATATTTTTGTTTATGACTGTGCCACTGCCAACAAGAATCCTCAGGAAAAGCAAGG aaaagatGGAAAGTCATCAGGTAAAGCAAGTCATGATATCCTCGCCTGTGCATTTTCTGCATCAGGAACATATTTTTCTCTGACTGATGACAACAAACAACTGATTCTTTTTCGCACAAAGCCTGCTTGGGAATGTCTTAGTATAAG ATCTGTCATTAGAAGATGTACTTCCCTGGTTATAACAGCAACAGAAGATAAGATCCTGGTTGCTGACAAATCTGGCGATGTCTATTCTTACTCTATCACAGAACCAGAAAACCCAGGAACAATTGAACTTGGGCACTTGTCTCTTCTGTTGGATGTG GTGCTGAGTCCCAATGACCAGTACATCATAACTGCTGACCGTGATGAGAAGATACGAGTTAGTTTGACTAGAGCACCGCATAACATTGTCTCATTTTGCCTGGGACACACAGA ATTTGTCAGCAGAATATTTGTCATTCCTAACTATCCAGATCTTCTCTTATCAGCTTCTGGG GATTGTACATTGAGGCTCTGGGAGTATAAACATGGTAAAGAAGTTTATTGCTGTCACCTGAAAAGTTTGAACATGGGTGAAGCCACCAAAAATGAGAAG AAATACACAGTCTTAAGGATAGCCTACTGTTGTGAAGAAAGTTGCATTGCCATTCTATATGACTg TGCTCCCACAATATCCATCTTCCAGCTTGATGCTGGTGCTCAGAAACTCATCGACAAGCAGCATATCcctttgaactgcaaaggctgggACATTGCTTTTGAGGACACAGGTGGACTTTGGGTTCTACAGGAGGACATGGAAACACCTCTTCTCTTCTACCAACTTGTGGATGGACAATGGCAG CCTGATATTGAAGACAAAGGATTGAAGAAAATGACAAAGTACATTCATGACAACTGGACAGCCTTTGAAG GCTGCGTTGGCAGAGAGAGTTGCTACCAAAATCTCTACAAGGCTTCTTTTGATAACATGGCTGTTTACCtacaaaagaaggaagagagactcCAGCAGCAGAAAAAGAGTAAAAGGAAGGATTCACAGCCTGAATCAAATGGACAGACAAAAAAGATCAGAACAGAAGTGCTGCCCTTGTGA
- the WDR4 gene encoding tRNA (guanine-N(7)-)-methyltransferase non-catalytic subunit WDR4 isoform X2 yields MMIFLFMTVPLPTRILRKSKDGKSSGKASHDILACAFSASGTYFSLTDDNKQLILFRTKPAWECLSIRSVIRRCTSLVITATEDKILVADKSGDVYSYSITEPENPGTIELGHLSLLLDVVLSPNDQYIITADRDEKIRVSLTRAPHNIVSFCLGHTEFVSRIFVIPNYPDLLLSASGDCTLRLWEYKHGKEVYCCHLKSLNMGEATKNEKKYTVLRIAYCCEESCIAILYDCAPTISIFQLDAGAQKLIDKQHIPLNCKGWDIAFEDTGGLWVLQEDMETPLLFYQLVDGQWQPDIEDKGLKKMTKYIHDNWTAFEGCVGRESCYQNLYKASFDNMAVYLQKKEERLQQQKKSKRKDSQPESNGQTKKIRTEVLPL; encoded by the exons ATGATGATATTTTTGTTTATGACTGTGCCACTGCCAACAAGAATCCTCAGGAAAAGCAAGG atGGAAAGTCATCAGGTAAAGCAAGTCATGATATCCTCGCCTGTGCATTTTCTGCATCAGGAACATATTTTTCTCTGACTGATGACAACAAACAACTGATTCTTTTTCGCACAAAGCCTGCTTGGGAATGTCTTAGTATAAG ATCTGTCATTAGAAGATGTACTTCCCTGGTTATAACAGCAACAGAAGATAAGATCCTGGTTGCTGACAAATCTGGCGATGTCTATTCTTACTCTATCACAGAACCAGAAAACCCAGGAACAATTGAACTTGGGCACTTGTCTCTTCTGTTGGATGTG GTGCTGAGTCCCAATGACCAGTACATCATAACTGCTGACCGTGATGAGAAGATACGAGTTAGTTTGACTAGAGCACCGCATAACATTGTCTCATTTTGCCTGGGACACACAGA ATTTGTCAGCAGAATATTTGTCATTCCTAACTATCCAGATCTTCTCTTATCAGCTTCTGGG GATTGTACATTGAGGCTCTGGGAGTATAAACATGGTAAAGAAGTTTATTGCTGTCACCTGAAAAGTTTGAACATGGGTGAAGCCACCAAAAATGAGAAG AAATACACAGTCTTAAGGATAGCCTACTGTTGTGAAGAAAGTTGCATTGCCATTCTATATGACTg TGCTCCCACAATATCCATCTTCCAGCTTGATGCTGGTGCTCAGAAACTCATCGACAAGCAGCATATCcctttgaactgcaaaggctgggACATTGCTTTTGAGGACACAGGTGGACTTTGGGTTCTACAGGAGGACATGGAAACACCTCTTCTCTTCTACCAACTTGTGGATGGACAATGGCAG CCTGATATTGAAGACAAAGGATTGAAGAAAATGACAAAGTACATTCATGACAACTGGACAGCCTTTGAAG GCTGCGTTGGCAGAGAGAGTTGCTACCAAAATCTCTACAAGGCTTCTTTTGATAACATGGCTGTTTACCtacaaaagaaggaagagagactcCAGCAGCAGAAAAAGAGTAAAAGGAAGGATTCACAGCCTGAATCAAATGGACAGACAAAAAAGATCAGAACAGAAGTGCTGCCCTTGTGA